A window from Sus scrofa isolate TJ Tabasco breed Duroc chromosome 2, Sscrofa11.1, whole genome shotgun sequence encodes these proteins:
- the GZMM gene encoding granzyme M isoform X1, with protein MEAASSSLQPPPLLLLLLLVLQAGGNTFETHIIGGREANRNSHPYMVSLQKAGTHLCGGVLVHQQWVLTAAHCLVQPKELLRLVLGIHVLGDPSLTCHIREVVLHPDYKPPPHLENDLALLKLDGKVKPSRTIRPLDLPRGHRAVAAGARCSVAGWGLTHQGGKLAKALRELDVRVMDARMCNNSRYWHGDITPRMMCLEANSSNQGPCKGDSGGPVVCSRGHVAGILSFSSKACTDIFKPPVATAVAPYKSWIKKVIHG; from the exons ATGGAGGCTGCCAGCTCCTCACTGCAGCCAccaccgctgctgctgctgctgctgctggtcctgcAGGCAG GAGGCAACACATTTGAGACCCACATAATTGGGGGCCGAGAGGCTAACCGCAACTCCCATCCATACATGGTCTCGCTGCAAAAAGCCGGCACCCATCTGTGTGGGGGTGTCCTCGTGCACCAGCAATGGGTGTTGACAGCTGCCCACTGCCTGGTCCAGCC GAAGGAACTGCTGAGGCTGGTGCTGGGGATCCATGTGCTGGGAGACCCCAGCCTTACCTGCCACATCAGGGAGGTGGTCCTGCACCCCGACTACAAGCCACCACCCCATCTGGAGAATGACCTGGCACTGCTGAAG CTGGACGGGAAGGTGAAGCCCAGCAGGACCATCCGGCCCCTGGACTTGCCCCGAGGGCACCGGGCGGTGGCAGCAGGAGCTCGGTGCAGTGTGGCCGGCTGGGGCCTGACCCACCAGGGTGGGAAGCTGGCTAAGGCGCTGCGGGAGCTGGATGTGCGTGTGATGGATGCTAGGATGTGCAACAACAGTCGTTACTGGCATGGTGACATCACCCCCCGCATGATGTGCCTGGAGGCCAACTCCTCGAACCAGGGCCCCTGCAAG GGGGACTCAGGTGGGCCTGTGGTGTGCAGCAGAGGtcatgtggctgggatcctgtccTTCAGCTCCAAGGCCTGCACGGACATCTTCAAGCCCCCCGTGGCCACAGCCGTGGCCCCCTATAAGTCCTGGATCAAGAAGGTCATCCACGGATAA
- the GZMM gene encoding granzyme M isoform X3 gives MEAASSSLQPPPLLLLLLLVLQAGGNTFETHIIGGREANRNSHPYMVSLQKAGTHLCGGVLVHQQWVLTAAHCLVQPKELLRLVLGIHVLGDPSLTCHIREVVLHPDYKPPPHLENDLALLKLDGKVKPSRTIRPLDLPRGHRAVAAGARCSVAGWGLTHQGGKLAKALRELDVRVMDARMCNNSRYWHGDITPRMMCLEANSSNQGPCKLQGLHGHLQAPRGHSRGPL, from the exons ATGGAGGCTGCCAGCTCCTCACTGCAGCCAccaccgctgctgctgctgctgctgctggtcctgcAGGCAG GAGGCAACACATTTGAGACCCACATAATTGGGGGCCGAGAGGCTAACCGCAACTCCCATCCATACATGGTCTCGCTGCAAAAAGCCGGCACCCATCTGTGTGGGGGTGTCCTCGTGCACCAGCAATGGGTGTTGACAGCTGCCCACTGCCTGGTCCAGCC GAAGGAACTGCTGAGGCTGGTGCTGGGGATCCATGTGCTGGGAGACCCCAGCCTTACCTGCCACATCAGGGAGGTGGTCCTGCACCCCGACTACAAGCCACCACCCCATCTGGAGAATGACCTGGCACTGCTGAAG CTGGACGGGAAGGTGAAGCCCAGCAGGACCATCCGGCCCCTGGACTTGCCCCGAGGGCACCGGGCGGTGGCAGCAGGAGCTCGGTGCAGTGTGGCCGGCTGGGGCCTGACCCACCAGGGTGGGAAGCTGGCTAAGGCGCTGCGGGAGCTGGATGTGCGTGTGATGGATGCTAGGATGTGCAACAACAGTCGTTACTGGCATGGTGACATCACCCCCCGCATGATGTGCCTGGAGGCCAACTCCTCGAACCAGGGCCCCTGCAAG CTCCAAGGCCTGCACGGACATCTTCAAGCCCCCCGTGGCCACAGCCGTGGCCCCCTATAA
- the GZMM gene encoding granzyme M isoform X2, with protein MEAASSSLQPPPLLLLLLLVLQAGGNTFETHIIGGREANRNSHPYMVSLQKAGTHLCGGVLVHQQWVLTAAHCLVQPKELLRLVLGIHVLGDPSLTCHIREVVLHPDYKPPPHLENDLALLKLDGKVKPSRTIRPLDLPRGHRAVAAGARCSVAGWGLTHQGGKLAKALRELDVRVMDARMCNNSRYWHGDITPRMMCLEANSSNQGPCKQRSCGWDPVLQLQGLHGHLQAPRGHSRGPL; from the exons ATGGAGGCTGCCAGCTCCTCACTGCAGCCAccaccgctgctgctgctgctgctgctggtcctgcAGGCAG GAGGCAACACATTTGAGACCCACATAATTGGGGGCCGAGAGGCTAACCGCAACTCCCATCCATACATGGTCTCGCTGCAAAAAGCCGGCACCCATCTGTGTGGGGGTGTCCTCGTGCACCAGCAATGGGTGTTGACAGCTGCCCACTGCCTGGTCCAGCC GAAGGAACTGCTGAGGCTGGTGCTGGGGATCCATGTGCTGGGAGACCCCAGCCTTACCTGCCACATCAGGGAGGTGGTCCTGCACCCCGACTACAAGCCACCACCCCATCTGGAGAATGACCTGGCACTGCTGAAG CTGGACGGGAAGGTGAAGCCCAGCAGGACCATCCGGCCCCTGGACTTGCCCCGAGGGCACCGGGCGGTGGCAGCAGGAGCTCGGTGCAGTGTGGCCGGCTGGGGCCTGACCCACCAGGGTGGGAAGCTGGCTAAGGCGCTGCGGGAGCTGGATGTGCGTGTGATGGATGCTAGGATGTGCAACAACAGTCGTTACTGGCATGGTGACATCACCCCCCGCATGATGTGCCTGGAGGCCAACTCCTCGAACCAGGGCCCCTGCAAG CAGAGGtcatgtggctgggatcctgtccTTCAGCTCCAAGGCCTGCACGGACATCTTCAAGCCCCCCGTGGCCACAGCCGTGGCCCCCTATAA
- the CDC34 gene encoding ubiquitin-conjugating enzyme E2 R1: MARPLVPSSQKALLLELKGLQEEPVEGFRVTLVDEGDLYNWEVAIFGPPNTYYEGGYFKARLKFPIDYPYSPPAFRFLTKMWHPNIYETGDVCISILHPPVDDPQSGELPSERWNPTQNVRTILLSVISLLNEPNTFSPANVDASVMYRKWKESKGRDREYTDIIRKQVLGTKVDAERDGVKVPTTLAEYCVKTKAPVPDEGSDLFYDDYYEDGEAEADSCFGDDEDDSGTEES, from the exons ATGGCCCGGCCGCTGGTGCCCAGCTCGCAGAAGGCGCTGCTGCTGGAGCTCaaggggctgcaggaggagccGGTGGAGGGCTTCCGGGTGACCCTGGTGGACGAGGGCGATCTGTACAACTGGGAGGTGGCCATCTTCGGGCCCCCCAACACCTACTACGAGGGCGGCTACTTCAAG GCGCGCCTCAAGTTCCCCATTGACTACCCTTACTCCCCACCAGCCTTTCGGTTCCTGACCAAGATGTGGCACCCCAACATCTATGAG ACTGGGGACGTGTGCATCTCCATTCTCCATCCTCCGGTTGACGACCCTCAGAGTGGGGAGCTGCCCTCGGAGCGGTGGAACCCCACCCAGAATGTCAG GACCATCCTCCTGAGCGTCATCTCCCTCCTCAACGAACCGAACACCTTTTCACCTGCCAACGTGGATGCCTCGGTGATGTACAGGAAGTGGAAagagagcaaaggcagggaccgggAGTACACGGACATCATCCG GAAGCAGGTCCTGGGGACCAAGGTGGACGCAGAGCGGGACGGCGTGAAGGTGCCCACTACGCTGGCCGAGTACTGCGTGAAGACCAAGGCCCCGGTGCCCGACGAGGGCTCGGACCTCTTCTACGATGACTACTACGAGGACGGCGAGGCCGAGGCCGACAGCTGCTTTGGGGACGACGAGGATGACTCGGGCACCGAGGAGTCCTGA
- the TPGS1 gene encoding tubulin polyglutamylase complex subunit 1, producing MAALPALSPSAKMAAVEKRRPAMTQAASITDSGRPGVSRAAVTAESEEDFLRQVGVTEMLRAALLKVLEARPEEPIAFLAHYFENMGLRSPANGGAGEPPGQLLLQQQRLGRALWHLRLAHHSQRTAFNNNVGVAYECLSASGRKKKPGLDGRTYSELLKRICRDGEAPEEVVAPLLRKIQCRDHEAVPLAVFRAGMLTCFVLLEFVSRAGALYRLLEDPGLAVADRRVGQAVLDTLAGALQASDDTAPARYLEAGSRLGPDSLALAMDRALVARRPSAAMTREEFLEKAAALFIAKVKPVG from the exons ATGGCGGCGCTTCCGGCCCTGTCGCCCTCAGCGAAGATGGCGGCAGTGGAGAAGCGGCGGCCGGCGATGACCCAGGCGGCCAGTATCACGGACAGCGGCCGGCCAGGGGTCTCCCGAGCAGCTGTGACGGCCGAGAGTGAGGAGGACTTTCTGCGGCAGGTCGGCGTGACGGAGATGCTGCGCGCGGCCCTGCTGAAGGTGCTGGAGGCGCGACCCGAGGAGCCCATTGCCTTCCTTGCACACTATTTCGAGAACATGGGCCTGCGCTCGCCTGCAAACGGCGGCGCCGGGGAGCCCCCGGGCCAGctcctgctgcagcagcagcGCCTGGGCCGCGCGCTATGGCATCTTCGCCTGGCTCACCACTCCCAGAG GACAGCCTTCAACAACAACGTCGGCGTGGCCTACGAATGCCTGAGCGCCAGCGGGCGCAAGAAGAAGCCGGGGCTGGACGGGCGCACGTACAGTGAGCTGCTGAAGCGCATCTGCCGCGACGGGGAGGCCCCTGAGGAGGTGGTGGCGCCTCTGCTGCGCAAGATCCAGTGCCGGGACCACGAGGCCGTGCCGCTGGCGGTGTTCCGCGCGGGCATGCTCACCTGCTTCGTGCTGCTGGAATTCGTGTCGCGCGCCGGCGCCCTCTATCGGCTGCTGGAAGACCCGGGCCTGGCCGTGGCCGACCGCCGCGTGGGCCAGGCCGTGCTGGACACGCTGGCGGGGGCCCTGCAGGCCAGCGACGATACCGCGCCCGCCCGCTACCTGGAGGCCGGCTCGCGTCTGGGGCCCGACAGCCTGGCGCTGGCCATGGACCGCGCGCTGGTGGCTCGGCGGCCCAGCGCGGCCATGACCCGGGAGGAGTTCCTGGAGAAGGCCGCCGCCCTCTTCATCGCCAAGGTCAAGCCCGTCGGCTGA
- the MADCAM1 gene encoding mucosal addressin cell adhesion molecule 1 precursor, translating into MEQGLALLLPLFLGLLQPGHGGRLEVEPPEPEVAVAVGESRQFACRLACADGQVASVQWRGLDTSLGSVKSGTGSSVLWVHNASLSAAGTRMCVGYCGKRSFHHTVNLLVFAFPDQLTVSPESLVPGRDREVACTAHNVSPARPDVFSMSLLLGDQELEGVQTLDRDVMEEPQEDEDPLFQVTERWLLPPLGIPAPPTLHCQVTMSLPGLNRSHRQSIPVLQGLTSPEPCVTTSLESPITTSPETPEQTSTHSPRSPDPEPGNSSTRPCHPEIHQVSALGTLELLCEAACGPGVAVHWTQAPGGLAAYKTREAGAQAWLTSGSTLWTECHPEGWFQCRLDPGGQMANLYLVPEICSLPASAALWTGSLVLGLLLLVFLIYRLWKRCRPTS; encoded by the exons ATGGAGCAGGGCCTCGCCCTCCTGCTTCCCctctttctggggctgctccagcCTGGCCACG GTGGGCGGCTGGAGGTGGAGCCCCCGGAGCccgaggtggctgtggctgtgggcgaGTCGCGGCAGTTCGCCTGTCGCCTGGCCTGCGCAGACGGCCAGGTGGCCTCGGTGCAGTGGCGGGGCCTGGACACCAGCCTGGGCTCCGTAAAGTCAGGCACGGGCAGCAGCGTCCTCTGGGTGCACAACGCCTCGCTGTCGGCTGCGGGGACCCGCATGTGCGTGGGCTACTGCGGGAAACGCTCTTTCCATCACACAGTGAATCTCCTGGTGTTCG CCTTCCCTGACCAGCTGACTGTGTCACCAGAGTCCCTGGTGCCTGGGCGGGACCGAGAGGTAGCCTGCACAGCCCACAATGTCAGCCCTGCTCGCCCTGATGTCTTCTCCATGTCCCTGCTCCTGGGGGATCAGGAACTTGAGGGGGTGCAGACCCTGGACAGGGATGTGAtggaggagccccaggaggatGAGGACCCACTGTTCCAAGTGACAGAACGCTGGTTGCTGCCTCCCTTGGGAatccctgccccacccaccctccactGCCAGGTGACCATGAGCCTGCCgggcttgaatcggagccacCGCCAGTCCATTCCAG TCCTGCAGGGCCTGACCTCCCCGGAGCCCTGTGTCACAACCTCCTTGGAGTCCCCCATCACAACCTCCCCTGAGACCCCAGAACAGACCTCCACCCACAGCCCCAGAAGTCCCGACCCCGAGCCAGGGAACAGCTCCACCAGGCCCTGCCACCCAGAAATCCACCAGGTgtcagcactgggaactctggagTTGCTGTGTGAGGCGGCCTGCGGCCCAGGTGTGGCCGTGCACTGGACCCAGGCTCCCGGTGGGCTGGCAGCCTACAAGACAAGGGAGGCCGGGGCCCAGGCTTGGCTTACCAGCGGGAGCACGCTGTGGACTGAGTGCCACCCTGAGGGCTGGTTCCAGTGTCGCCTGGACCCAGGGGGCCAGATGGCCAACCTGTACCTGGTCCCAGAAATCT GCTCCCTGCCAGCATCTGCAGCCCTATGGACGGGTAGCTTGGTGCTGGGGCTGCTTCTCCTGGTGTTCCTCATCTACCGCCTGTGGAAACGCTGCCGGCCCACCAGCTGA
- the MADCAM1 gene encoding mucosal addressin cell adhesion molecule 1 isoform X1: MEQGLALLLPLFLGLLQPGHAGGRLEVEPPEPEVAVAVGESRQFACRLACADGQVASVQWRGLDTSLGSVKSGTGSSVLWVHNASLSAAGTRMCVGYCGKRSFHHTVNLLVFAFPDQLTVSPESLVPGRDREVACTAHNVSPARPDVFSMSLLLGDQELEGVQTLDRDVMEEPQEDEDPLFQVTERWLLPPLGIPAPPTLHCQVTMSLPGLNRSHRQSIPVLQGLTSPEPCVTTSLESPITTSPETPEQTSTHSPRSPDPEPGNSSTRPCHPEIHQVSALGTLELLCEAACGPGVAVHWTQAPGGLAAYKTREAGAQAWLTSGSTLWTECHPEGWFQCRLDPGGQMANLYLVPEICSLPASAALWTGSLVLGLLLLVFLIYRLWKRCRPTS; encoded by the exons ATGGAGCAGGGCCTCGCCCTCCTGCTTCCCctctttctggggctgctccagcCTGGCCACG CAGGTGGGCGGCTGGAGGTGGAGCCCCCGGAGCccgaggtggctgtggctgtgggcgaGTCGCGGCAGTTCGCCTGTCGCCTGGCCTGCGCAGACGGCCAGGTGGCCTCGGTGCAGTGGCGGGGCCTGGACACCAGCCTGGGCTCCGTAAAGTCAGGCACGGGCAGCAGCGTCCTCTGGGTGCACAACGCCTCGCTGTCGGCTGCGGGGACCCGCATGTGCGTGGGCTACTGCGGGAAACGCTCTTTCCATCACACAGTGAATCTCCTGGTGTTCG CCTTCCCTGACCAGCTGACTGTGTCACCAGAGTCCCTGGTGCCTGGGCGGGACCGAGAGGTAGCCTGCACAGCCCACAATGTCAGCCCTGCTCGCCCTGATGTCTTCTCCATGTCCCTGCTCCTGGGGGATCAGGAACTTGAGGGGGTGCAGACCCTGGACAGGGATGTGAtggaggagccccaggaggatGAGGACCCACTGTTCCAAGTGACAGAACGCTGGTTGCTGCCTCCCTTGGGAatccctgccccacccaccctccactGCCAGGTGACCATGAGCCTGCCgggcttgaatcggagccacCGCCAGTCCATTCCAG TCCTGCAGGGCCTGACCTCCCCGGAGCCCTGTGTCACAACCTCCTTGGAGTCCCCCATCACAACCTCCCCTGAGACCCCAGAACAGACCTCCACCCACAGCCCCAGAAGTCCCGACCCCGAGCCAGGGAACAGCTCCACCAGGCCCTGCCACCCAGAAATCCACCAGGTgtcagcactgggaactctggagTTGCTGTGTGAGGCGGCCTGCGGCCCAGGTGTGGCCGTGCACTGGACCCAGGCTCCCGGTGGGCTGGCAGCCTACAAGACAAGGGAGGCCGGGGCCCAGGCTTGGCTTACCAGCGGGAGCACGCTGTGGACTGAGTGCCACCCTGAGGGCTGGTTCCAGTGTCGCCTGGACCCAGGGGGCCAGATGGCCAACCTGTACCTGGTCCCAGAAATCT GCTCCCTGCCAGCATCTGCAGCCCTATGGACGGGTAGCTTGGTGCTGGGGCTGCTTCTCCTGGTGTTCCTCATCTACCGCCTGTGGAAACGCTGCCGGCCCACCAGCTGA
- the MADCAM1 gene encoding mucosal addressin cell adhesion molecule 1 isoform X2: protein MEQGLALLLPLFLGLLQPGHAGGRLEVEPPEPEVAVAVGESRQFACRLACADGQVASVQWRGLDTSLGSVKSGTGSSVLWVHNASLSAAGTRMCVGYCGKRSFHHTVNLLVFAFPDQLTVSPESLVPGRDREVACTAHNVSPARPDVFSMSLLLGDQELEGVQTLDRDVMEEPQEDEDPLFQVTERWLLPPLGIPAPPTLHCQVTMSLPGLNRSHRQSIPVLQGLTSPEPCVTTSLESPITTSPETPEQTSTHSPRSPDPEPGNSSTRPCHPEIHQVSALGTLELLCEAACGPGVAVHWTQAPGGLAAYKTREAGAQAWLTSGSTLWTECHPEGWFQCRLDPGGQMANLYLVPEICTLPAYVPSCLPCFPNTVKS from the exons ATGGAGCAGGGCCTCGCCCTCCTGCTTCCCctctttctggggctgctccagcCTGGCCACG CAGGTGGGCGGCTGGAGGTGGAGCCCCCGGAGCccgaggtggctgtggctgtgggcgaGTCGCGGCAGTTCGCCTGTCGCCTGGCCTGCGCAGACGGCCAGGTGGCCTCGGTGCAGTGGCGGGGCCTGGACACCAGCCTGGGCTCCGTAAAGTCAGGCACGGGCAGCAGCGTCCTCTGGGTGCACAACGCCTCGCTGTCGGCTGCGGGGACCCGCATGTGCGTGGGCTACTGCGGGAAACGCTCTTTCCATCACACAGTGAATCTCCTGGTGTTCG CCTTCCCTGACCAGCTGACTGTGTCACCAGAGTCCCTGGTGCCTGGGCGGGACCGAGAGGTAGCCTGCACAGCCCACAATGTCAGCCCTGCTCGCCCTGATGTCTTCTCCATGTCCCTGCTCCTGGGGGATCAGGAACTTGAGGGGGTGCAGACCCTGGACAGGGATGTGAtggaggagccccaggaggatGAGGACCCACTGTTCCAAGTGACAGAACGCTGGTTGCTGCCTCCCTTGGGAatccctgccccacccaccctccactGCCAGGTGACCATGAGCCTGCCgggcttgaatcggagccacCGCCAGTCCATTCCAG TCCTGCAGGGCCTGACCTCCCCGGAGCCCTGTGTCACAACCTCCTTGGAGTCCCCCATCACAACCTCCCCTGAGACCCCAGAACAGACCTCCACCCACAGCCCCAGAAGTCCCGACCCCGAGCCAGGGAACAGCTCCACCAGGCCCTGCCACCCAGAAATCCACCAGGTgtcagcactgggaactctggagTTGCTGTGTGAGGCGGCCTGCGGCCCAGGTGTGGCCGTGCACTGGACCCAGGCTCCCGGTGGGCTGGCAGCCTACAAGACAAGGGAGGCCGGGGCCCAGGCTTGGCTTACCAGCGGGAGCACGCTGTGGACTGAGTGCCACCCTGAGGGCTGGTTCCAGTGTCGCCTGGACCCAGGGGGCCAGATGGCCAACCTGTACCTGGTCCCAGAAATCT GCACCCTGCCAGCCTATGTCCCCAGCTGTCTGCCATGCTTCCCTAACACTGTTAAGTCATAG